In Mugil cephalus isolate CIBA_MC_2020 chromosome 19, CIBA_Mcephalus_1.1, whole genome shotgun sequence, the genomic stretch aaaagtgtttgcacccTTGCCAATCCAggcacacctaaatgtttcaaatcatcaaacatatttaaatataaaacaaagataacacaagtgaacacaaaatgctttttttttattaaggaaaaaacaaacctacGTGGCCCTGGGTGAAAAAGTGTTAGCCCCTCCTTGTTAAAACATAAACTGTGGTTTatgagttcaatttctctagccacactcaggcctgattactgccacacctgttctcaatcaagaaatcacttcaataggacCTTCAGTAGGATCAAAAGATAATGATAGCTATTATCCAAATGGTAAAAATATGGAACAGTGATGATCGTTCCCAGGATGGCCGGCTGATCAGGATTACCCCAACAGCTCAGAgatgactcatccaagaggtcacaaaagaccccacaacaacatccaaagaactgcaggcctcacttgtcTCAGTTAAGGTCGGATTCCACCGTaagagttcaagaccaaaaccactgctgagcaaaaagaacataaagccttgtctcagttttgccaggaaacatcttgatgatcatCAAGACTTTGAGGAAAACACTGTGAACTGacaagacaaaagttgaactttttggaaggtgtatgtcccattacatctggtgtgAAATTAACACAGCATttgaaggagaatgtccagcCATCTGCTCATGACCTCAAACTGAAGcaaacttgggttctgcagcaggacaatgatacAAAATACACCAACAAGTCCACCTCTAAATGGCTGaggtaaaattaaataaagactttggagtggcctagtcacagtcctgacctgaatcctattgaccttaaaaacactttttcacaccattGTACAGTAGGTAAAGCAGGTGTAGGTGAACCACACAGTGCTTTCCAAAAGGACTATCTATAGCAATCTGTATGTATAGTCTGCCCTTCTAGCACGAAAGAGAAGCATTGggataaaaataacaaaggCAAGATGAGCATGTAAAATGCTAATTAAAGCCAAAACCTATTACACAAACATTACGGTAGTGTTTATCATCATTGAGTAAGTCTATACAGGAGAGAAGGAAAGCTATAGAATTTATGAGTGGATAATAGAAGAAAGTGATTACAGAGTGACTAGAATACAAGGTCATTAGAAGCTTAAAAGGAAGACCAAGCAAACACACTGTGCCCGCAAACCGACCCACTCTGCAGCTCGTGCCCCCCCCAGCCTTTGTACTGCCAAATGTGATGAGCAAGTGGAGGCAGGTGTGCTCAACCACACTCTTCAGAGAGCATGAGGGCCATAAGTGTAGAAACACAGGAGTGAACAGaaaacagcacacaaacacgtcCACAACCCTCACGGCACAGTAAAAGATGGGCAGCAATGCAAATCGAGCTCCCTGTCCTACGCACATTTTCCGCAAACAAACTGTTGTTCATCAGAATGTATCTAAAGATGTTTAAATCAGTAAAACACAGTCACCAAGACATGCTTGAGAAGGAGCAAAATTTGGTACTGCATTAACACtgataaactgatcaggcataacattatgaccacgttccgaattttgtgtaggtttcccttgtgcctctaaaacagttgtgactcatcagagaatggacatgggtcttctgagggtgtgctgtggtgtctggaaacagaatgttattagtggggggcctttgggacCTATAGGTTgtggggagggtcctctgtggatcgtcccactgtgtgggatctagtggatttggtcAGGTCAggttcctcatgtttttttgagttgttcctaaactgtttttgtgtgtgtttctgtgtcaggctgcatcctgctggggatggctgctgccaccaaggagtgtcattgctatggggtgtgggggtgcctggtctggtataggtgggtggtacaggtTGAAGTAACAGCCACAATGCCCGGTCCAAAATGTTCtcagtagaacattgtattgtcacacaagatggtcaatgttatttacgtctgctttaatattgtggctgatgaTGAATATGGAattgtttatttggtttatttgtatgagaatgtgtttgtacattttcaagATGGACACAGTGTAGTTACAAATAGCAAGTGCACTCTGTGTGCCCCAAAGAAGATTTTGCACTGTAGAGTAAATGTACAGTCAGTAGACAGTCGTTCAAAGTGTATTAATATCTACTGTCTGTGGGCCTGTTTATACAATTCTCTATTTCAGTCCTCTAGTCTTAATGTTCAGTACCGTTATCCAagaatgtttcatttaataccAGGACTGCTGTAATTGATGGTGCTAGGTGAGCAGGTGGCGGTGTTCCGTGGCCAGGACGGGGCTGCCTACGTGCTGGATGCCTACTGCCCTCACCTGGGAGCCAACCTGGCGGTGGGAGGACGGGTGTTGGAAAGTTGCATCGAGTGTCCGTTTCATGGATGGCAGTTTCAAGGGACGGATGGCAAGTGTGTGAGGATCCCCTATGCTGAAAAAGGTATACCTGAAAGTGAATGgtagttttattattacatgGATGTGATAGACTTATCACTTATTCTTACTATGCCCTAGAGCTGCAGAACTTTGAGTGGGACCTAGGTGGTACGTAGATAAATATTTACGGCAAATTTCAGTTTGGTTGGGATATCTTCTGGTTTTAGGTTTGACCAGAAGGTGGCACTAAAGAGAAAGCTTTTTCATTGTCTGTGAAGCATACATTTTCTTAGTATCACTGATAAATTATGGCAAATCGGTAATAGGGTTTCTTTGTAGATAATAAGACAGTAGAGAGTGAACATTgaactattaaaaacaaatgtttctcatttCCTTGTACATAGTAAAATCTAGAGTAAAGAAGTGATGATTCGTATTTGGGTCTCATTTGTCCTTCAGTGCCAGAGTTTGCCAAGGTGCGCTCCTGGCCCAGCTGTGAGATCAACAGACAAATTCTGGTTTGGTTTCACTGCGATGGAGAGGAACCTCAGTGGACTGtcccagagcagcaggagaTCACAAAGGGCGAGTGGGCCTATCGGGGGAGAACTGAGCATTTTATCAATGCTCACATACAGGTGGGTGCATATGAGTGTGGAGGTGCGTAGTTTGACGGTGAAAATCTAACAGAAAGGATTTAGTCCAAGTATTGTAGAAAACGATGAttaaaacagacagagacacatccacgTTTCTCCCTGCATGAGTTTAATAGTCTTAATATAACAGGTTATTAAAAATTTACTCATTTCATCTTATGATTTAAGTGGTTTGTTCGGTTGGAATAGTTGTGTCATAGCCAGCAGTGGACTGCCATAATGTTTTCTCTGCCATATTAGGAGATTCCAGAAAATGCAGGAGACATAGCTCACCTGGCTCACCTACACAACCCAGGCATTGTCAGCGGAGTGGATCTGCGTCACACCAACGCCAAAATGTGGAAATTTCTACGACATGACTGGAAGGTAACGTTTTTCTGATCTAAAGAAGAATACCAAATATCATACTCATTTCGCAAAAAAAGTTTTAAGGATACCTCATCCAGTACATCACATAAGTCACCCTTTACGTTGGTCATCTCACTTGTCTCTTTCATAGCTGTAAAATGATCATCACACTCTCATTGAAAACAAACCTGACAAGGGAAAAAACAGAGGTGCCATTCCTAAACctcataaaaatgtgtaaaatacagTGATGAAATGTGCATAAACGACTAGCATGGAAATAGCCCAGCTCAGGTCGTCATTATGATGGCTCACAGACATCCTGTAGCTCTCATCAAACTGCGATGAAATGTTTGACTGGCCAAAAGTTGAAAGTTTGAGGCAACACTCCCTGTGCACCTTTGACGTTTAATGCTTCTTCACTTTCTCAGAGAGACGGCGCATGTCTGTGACACCACTGTATGTCCACGGCATCTCCATGGTGCCCCAGAATGAATCAGAATACAGGCGTAGCAAAATAGAGCATTAGCTACTGGGTAGCCCGCTAGCCCCTTTTTCTAATCATACCAGTTCTGTGAAACCCCCCAATTATACAACCTCCCAGCCTTTGTGGATACTTGCTTGATGTTTACTTTTGGTCTTGGTGGTCCTAATTCTTTAGTTGCTTATTTATCCTGGTTACTACACAGATTGAATGGTATTTCTCCTAATATCACAATTGAGTTGTTCTGAGTTGCACTTATTCATGGTGAATGTGGTTGCAGCTGCAAACTAGAATAATATTGGTTACATTTGTGCAAGCCAGAGGGAACCCGTGCAGAATGCGTAAGTAGTGtctgtagtagtagttgtagtagtctAAACAGTTTAAAATTAATGAGATCGATTTAGGTAATTTTCCCTCAGACTGAAATCATCCCCGGGCTGCCTTCAAGCTGACTCTACAATATTCACAAGGCTCGAGGTCAAATGTTCAGTGAAAacaattaacaaataaaaaaaaaactcaaaacaaaccaaaacagcaaaacactgtatctgtatgtgtttttatttaaggttCAGTGGGAACCAGAGGCAGAGCCCAATGAGCATTGCTCCCAGATGTTGGTGAAACATGCACTGACTGTGTTTGGCTATCGCTGGCCTTTGTTGGATGTTCATGTTGTGGCTAGACAGGTAAAGAAAACTCCATGGTTCTGTATTTAGTGTAGTTCtttttggtttcctgttttatgttaCGCCCAGTGTTGTTCctcttgattgcttattggtttctcctggtgtgctTAGTTTCATCTGTGTCTCGTCACCCCTCTGCCCTCTTGTTTATAGCcgtgcctttccctttgttctctgccGTGTTGTTTGTAATCCTGCCATTTTGTCATCCTTCTCTGTTCATGCATTGTGGTTTTTcgctttgtgtttttgatttacCTGCCATgtcattaaataccttttgtttcaaaccctgcctcatctcctgaagtcctgcacttgggtcctacACAACCTACAAAATGTCAAAGGAGCGAGGCAGGCTGCACATAATGATTTCCGATGATTGATTTAATCTATTAAAGGGGTTTCCAGCCACTTTAAGAAGGCTCAAAAGTAAGTGGCTGTGACCAATGGCTTCTGTCCATTTTGAGGACACAAAAGATTTCTTATAGTGCAACAATAGtctacaaaaacagttttgatcCTAAAGGGTACGGTCTGCATATGTTGTTGTAAATTGTCAAGAAGTGTGATTCACTTCTGATCAACACTCGTTTGTTTTTTAGGCAAATATAAgatgataaatatataaacgAATCAATGCCTAATTTGCAGCTAATTTACAGCACATGTATGTTCTAGTTTCACTAATTAAAGTCCCCTGTACTCATAACTACCTGGGAACTGTACACACAGGGGAAATGAACACATAGtgacataatatatatatatatatatatatatatatatatatatatatatatatatatatatatatatatatagtacataACAAATTGGCTACTATGGGTGTGACGATTTGTTTTAGATTCGATTCACGATTCGTGCTTCGTCAGAGTCAAGCAAGATTGTAGTTTatttagaacgatacgatccGAAACTATTCAGTGccttgaaatcgattcagtaacgttttagccaaaaattaaaccactgtgactgaaataaatacctactcagtgtttcctctacattcatttaggagtggccGCCAAAAAATATCTAtgttgctcagtatctactctttggggttcttaatctaccggttacagtcactttttgaacttcctcaagtgtctcgatccgctggacggcgctcggtttatcaaagaacgaggttattttggcccagaagtttaacaccacatgcccgtttctgtttattatctcctcttttgagtgCTAACGCTCACTACAtcctggtctgttgacaatatcacacgATGGTGGTGACCGAGgctgcacgttaaattatccgacgtttcatcgagttgttttctttttgctcaggtcactgtgtctCACTGGTGGGACGAGGCGGAGAGACAAGGAGTTaaggcgaatgttagcattagcatatacattaattttgccattgatagtagccggaagctaacgcatatttgtaCAACTAAgttgtacattttgtttatgcagttttacagtgtttctcaagtaattACTGTAAGCGGATCCTGTAATGTgcttaatccaatgcgttatttACTTgtatcgatacaatcgattgattaccttttaaatcgatattagatcgatgtatgtcgtccgaacttgccgagcacagatcgatgtagttggatcgtaggaaaataaatcgattcatcgatgtagtgtatgaatcgttacacccctaccAGTTACATACGGATACGTTACTATTATTTTGCGGGAGTGGGAGAGGCTAAATAACGGAACCTCCATTGTCTCTAATTCAATAGAATTTAACacctccataaactacatcctTCATAATGATCTTACAGTTGAATAACCACCTTTCTTGTGCAGTTTAAACATAAACTCAACATTAGAATAGTCATTCATTGGGGTTTGGTGCAGTACTGTCATATTAgaacagatttgttttcactcgtgtacctaatgaactggcaaatgggTGTACATTTGCCTTCAGTATTTCAGCAAGCAGGTTACAGTTATCTTGTTTTCACATATGTTTCAGGTGGGACCAGGACTGGTGTTTCTGCTGTTTGACCACAGTTTCTTGGGCCGGGGTGTGATCATGCATTGTGTGACTCCGGTGGAgcctctgctgcagtgtgtcTCTCACACCATCTTCTATCAGTCTAACATCCTACCTCTGGTGCCCAAATTCATCCTCAAAGCAGAGTGCATTCAGGTGACGTGCACGCTCGTTGCCTTCGATCACGCTGACATACCTGTTCTCATATTGTTTGAGCTGCCACTGCTCTGTATCACATGCTATCTAAATAGGCTATAATAGGCTATATATTTGCCTCTTTTAATTGAAATGCAATCAAACTGACTCCTGGTGGCTGTAAGTGCAGGCTGCTTTatgataattttcttttgagAGTATGTTGACGACGTTTGAATTTAGAGAGGTCATTGTGTGAATTCCCACTCTGCCTCCACATTGCTACCACTAACACCACACAGTCACAGAAAAGGTGTGAATAGCCCTCATTAAACTTGATAATTAGTTGTGTGGTGAAGACACACTGTCACAGTCAATTTAACAGAAAGGAAAAACCTATCAGTTagcacaaaagacaaaaagttgCCGTCTGATTGATGGACAGCAGATTGGTGCTCACAGTGGGGTTTCCCACTGAACCCACCTTTCCAAATTCTGTCATAATAGGTTTGGTGGATGGAATTATAAAGATAAACACATAATAACAGATGAAGGTGGTGGCTGCTTTTAACCCTAAaggattatattttattaaataatttaataattttgtttCTCCATGCAGCATTGGCAAAGGCGACGGCTCATTTTAGAAGATAGAGTGGGCGTTTTTATTGAAATGCCAAATCTCAGCAGTTTATGGAGTCACCACAGAGTGACATTTATTAACTTCTAGCTTCTAACTAGCTTCACAGAAAAACCCCCGCTGGTAAATCATAATAATTTAATGCGATGAGATGGCAGcacagtttattatttaattctcagttatgtgaaaatgtgttgaatttgtTTTGAGCTGTGCATGATCATATGTCCCCAGTATACTCTTAACggtgaaacaaacacatgatgTGTTGATATAAAATCAATACTTTTAGAAATCATCTCCAGTCCCGTCCCGTGACGTCCTCctcttattgtttttcttcagtttgagCGAGACGTGATGATCTGGAACAATAAGAAGTATGTCTCCAAGCCTCTCCTCGTGAAGGAGGACTCAGCCATCCAGAAGCACAGGCGCTGGTTCAGTCAATTCTACAGCGGGAACAGCCCGCGGCTCCAGTCCCGGCGTGACACTTTAGACTTCTGACCTCCCTGAACTACAGGAGGAGAGCTCAACAGCAAATATGTCAGGTCAGGGTTGACATTGATCAGACGTCCGCGATCAATTCTTATCTGTCCCATATTAAAAATTATAAGAGGAAAGGAGGCACTGACTTGTTGGTGTGATAGAACTatgcatttttgtcttttttttgaaaaaaagcctgaaacctatatgtttttcttatatTCACCTCAGTTCCGGTTAATTTATGTAGCACCAAACCACAAAAAGATGCTTGAGAGAAACCCACAGTGCAAGCACTAAGGAGACGGAGGtgaggaagaaaccttgaacagagCCCAGCTCATATGGGGGCTCCCATCTGCTTGAGGTTGGCTGggtaagagaaagaaaagaagagtgaGGGGGGGTCAGAGGAGAAGGGAAGAGGGAATTGGAAGGAAGCAAATAAACTCGAGCATGTCTCTGGAAGAAGAATACGTGCAGCACATAAACATGATGCAAGCATATGGTACTTATAGATGGCACATGTAAGATTAAGCCAGCATTCGGTCTGTTCATTGTAAAAAGGTTGACAACGTTCTCATGAGACAAGTGCCTAAAGTGTAACAGAGTGAATATAACCCATGAATTAAGaattttgtgaataaaataagtaGTTCTAAGAATACCAGACTTACCTTGTCTAGGTCTTTAAATTGAGACATGATTCTTTTAGgcagtgtgtgagtgtctgaCACCGTGTGGAACACCTTCCTCCTGTGTAACATGCCTCAACATGCAATTTCTCATGTGTTAGAAAACATTAATCTGTCCTTCCGACCAGTAAGTGTAAATCTTTAATGAGTTATCACATCGGGCACCGACTAGGCTGCAGGTGTTACAGCAAGTGCGTTTGTGTTTTGATTCATATCAGATTACGCGGCTGCAATCTGTAGTTACCGAAGTGTTTCATGGAAACTTAAAAGAATACTCCGACTTTTTTAGCCTTATCTCTCTGAATCAAAATCTGACTGGCTGACATCACTTTTGGCATGCTAGGCTGGAGAAAAAGCTGCAGTGCCTTGCATACATTTAAGGCTCTAAGGGAAATgataatgttttaaaaacaattacCGAGCATATGTCATATGTTAAATAATGTTGCAAAAAATGACAGTATGAATGTGGTTAGATCCTGATCCTGAAATTATAATGTGCTGATCTTAAGTGGATCAGTGGATCggataaagaaaacatttatttaattttaacctCATAATCCACTGAGGCTGAAATAAAGATAGCATTTTTTGTATGTGAAAATCAGTGCACATTGTGTATCTGTAGGATTATTTTCACTCTTGTTTAGTCTTGCTTCTCATATGCTCATAAATGTATGTTCCGTTTTGTCTGGGTACAGAGAGTCTACGTGTCCCTGGTGACCGTGATGCTGTGAGGCTTTATTAAATGCTACCGTGCCTGTCTGGAAATATGTCAAATGTATAAAGGTGACAGTGTTCAGCTGTCTGAGCTGATGAGGTTggtcacattttaatttccGCTTCAGTCAGCTGGCCTTAGAAGACAGGAGatacatttcaaaacaaaccacCAGCCTCGATGAAGAGCACAGAACTAATGATGAATATCAAATTAACTCCCATATTCCTTCGCAATATTAACGTGTGTCTTTCCTACTGGCTAATGTGCATggaatgtttatttaaatacgCAGAATAAATTTGTCTACTCGGCTCTAATGTGCTTGCTCATGCGTTTGTGAACTGGGAAATGCGTTCCGTTGCTCTGAATATGTTAGCGTGTTAAATTGAGCGTCACAGTGAAGTGTTCAACGTTATACTTTGCCAGTGGCACTTTTCTAAGACTCACATTATTGCTTGACACTCCTTATCTGTGAATGTACTTTTCTTATCTTAGTTTGTGGTGTGGGAGACCTGTGCTGCCTTTTTAATCTGACGTGTTACATCAACAATTAGCctgcttgtgttttgtccaGGAAGAAGTGGGCTTGCAGTAATAAGGAGGCGTACTAACTCCGGGTAAGAGCTTTGTCGCATGTATCAAAGAGAACAAATTTTTGAAAGATGGCTGAAGCAAACGTTTTTGAGGCTGAGGAGAAAGGCGTCACTGCACTGGGTGAAAATCACCTTCCTGCTACACAGGAGGTTTACCTTACGGTGGTGTACAAAACAGAGGGAGCAGAAACcctggaagaggagagcgaCTCTGTCATACAGTCTCTGATTCAGCACAAACATCAGGACAGCAGCGGTGAGAGTCACAAAGCAGGCAGACAAATAGCAACAGATGGGCCTGACCAGAAGACATCTGTTCCACAAGAGCTGGAATTGCCTGGCAGGGATCAGCCTGGCTGCAGTGGAAGTGTCAGGAGTTTGTGCAGTGACAGCAGTCGGCACGAGTGCCCCATCTGCAGCGAGCCCTTCCAGTCACAGGGCGATCACCGCGTTACCTTGCTCAACTGCGACCATGCGCTGTGCCATCGCTGCACAGCTGGCATCATGAGTCGGGCCAAGAACACCAGCCGACTCGAGTGCCCCCTGTGTCGACAGACCACCCCGTTCCCGCAGTGGGAGATCTGCAGGCTTCAGGGGGAGTCATACCCTGACACTCTCTATGAGCCCAGACCGGCCCTTGTCATCAGTCCAGGCCCTGAAGTCGAGACACCACCGTTGTGTTGCTTCACTCTGGAGAGGCAGCTGGAGGCTCACACACACGGAAACATTCCTGGATGCTGCATGCACCCTTTCTGCCTAGTTGGAGGACTGAGGGTAATACTACGACTAAACTCCCTCTGTTTCTACATCTTCGccctcctgctgctcttcttcgTGTTTCCTCTTATAATACGTTCCGTACTCTTCAGTAATGGCTAGCTTATCTTATCAGAGGGATCTTATGAGGAAGCTATTGCTGTGGACGAACTGTCAGTCAGCTCCTTCATTTTGGAACATTTCGGAGTCAACACACATACAGAAGAATATGAGTCATGTTTTTCTCCAATAACAATGTCAAATGTCCTtgactgttgtttatttaacCTGGTTATTCATAACTCACCCTTGGACTCTGACTACAGGCTGCAGGAATGCAGGAATAGGCCACTTTTGACTTAGCAACATTCAAATGAACTCCCAAACAGGACGGCTTGAATATGAACAATGTTTTCAATTCTGTGAGTTCAGTGCAACCTCTGACTTTTGTCGTCTTTGAAGTGTGAGTCAGCTTTTAGGATAATGGAGCGCTGCATTTGGGTCAGAACTCCTCATATCTTTCCCTGCCTTATTTTGACCCATTTCTCATCAGAACAAGTCACACGCTTTGATGCTGCTGAATATTCTTAGCAGCATCACAGCCCAGTTTTATCTTCTTTCGCAGTACAAAAGTTCGGGCACCCCACAACGCAAGTATTTGCTTTGCTCTTCTATATGATGGTTTTCTTCATCTTATTGCCACTCTTATAGTCGTCttaattacattgaagacagtCTTTTCATAGACTTCTCCTGCTATGTAGGCATCATTAACTCTATTTTCAGACGCTTGGTCGGTAGCCAAGACGAGTCAGAGGTTGATGCAATCTGAAGAGGCCGCTTTATGAGCCTTAACCATTAATTTCAAACCTAATAAGTGCTGATGGGACTACTGCATGCAACGCGATAGACCACATTTCTCATTTGGGTAGTGTGTACAGAAAGAACTTATAAAGGAACctaacctaaaataaataaattaattaaaataacgatcctgagaccctgcatcctaatatgaggacattaagttttaggttttaggttttattgcgacttattctgctttatttaaacccgttgtcctcttTAGTGgtcgctttagtctgccatctagtgatagcaaagggtcaatacactaaaGAACATAATAGAGTAAAAACGTGACGAcaaaaggtggaggaggaacaaAACTCCATCTACGGTTAAACCTTATTTATTCATggttattaacgtttctagtatGATATGACACGCtaatttaacatgttttatcaatagcaatgagctacaaccacgctaattagcaagtactcatttgaggacccTGGGATCTTCATTGGTAATTCTGACTCAGCCATGTAGgggtgttaaaataaataattttatattttgtcacactttgGTGACATAAGCAATGAAATAtccccagtgtccacatatgaggacattgttttttttattattattgatttttttaaaaaaaaataataataataataaaaaactactacttgaagtttttatacttcttaggtcctactgagcCCAAGTACCTTGGAGAAATCAAAAATgcataagaaataaaagcttgggtctcgTGGTTAACATTGGAATATTagatataattattttatttattttattttatgtacgtTGCTATACTATAATTGGCATCATGCAATCAAGTGAAAATGCTAGATTGTAGTGTAGTTTCATGTGTATTCcacaataattaaattattttatctctgaaaaaaaaaacttttgttcATTGTGGTGTGTTTAAATCTTCTGTGTTATTATGTCCCCTTGTCTTCCTGAGATCCAGTTCTAATTCTCTCCTGACTTGGTGGTCTCAGTCACAGAATCATAAATTAGGAGCCTGGAGGTCCCTCtaatggatgaaaacaaattgATCTGCATTGATCAAGCACAGTGTCATAGGAGTAAAGCCGGAATCTAAAATCTAAGGAGTCCTTGTGTTCTCTGCAGCATGAATACTTCAGCTCGGCTTCGGGGCAAGCAAGTACTGTGGGGGCTCACGCATCTATAATTTATGCAAGGACTTCACACTACATGAGAAACACATCAGATAGGCAGACATCCATCTGCAGATGACTCATGGAGGCAGTCCATTTCCAGGGCCTCATCTGCTCCGTTTACATCAGAGCACTGAGAGAGGACGACCTCTTTTACTTTGGTCTTCTTTTGGATAATGTAGGTTGCATGTCACAGCCGTCCAACAAATATGGACAACTCCTCCCTGCAAAATGCTGCGCCATCCATTAAAGTGACCTTCACGTACAGTATCATTTATAGTACACTTCATACCACCACACCATTCCAGGAACCAGAGCAGATGTGTTCTGAAGAATGCTCTCATCTGGCACACAGAGTAACACAAGGAGCTAAAGACATTGAAGGCTGTAGTGCTAAATGCTGAGGCATGTAATAAATCATGTGGAACACGCGCTGTCTGTCCTTTTTGCTCCCACTTTATatgtcattaattcattaaaagatACTTTTGAACGTTTTAAATTGTAAAGACATAAAGTAAGATGTCTTGCCAAAACCAAATGGCAGcacttaacataaataaaaaaaacaaaaacgaatcaatttgaattttaaattagatgaaaaaaaaaacattcaagtaGCACTCATACATTCAGTGGTTCTCCTGTGGTTCTGGACTTGTTATGAACTAATGTCGTTTGTCACCGCTTTACTTTGGAGTTTATTTTGTGGTTAtagttt encodes the following:
- the zgc:92275 gene encoding cholesterol 7-desaturase nvd isoform X1; the encoded protein is MPSVKAAAVTGLGIGAILMIQVGDLLDSASSGNPIWSETERHGAPARAVLCIIAGVSILALARLYRLLFCPLEIFRSPDDVGYVVEDGRTRAQAANEVRRRRKIGELPPVYPNGWYRVLDSHMLQRGEVKNVTVLGEQVAVFRGQDGAAYVLDAYCPHLGANLAVGGRVLESCIECPFHGWQFQGTDGKCVRIPYAEKVPEFAKVRSWPSCEINRQILVWFHCDGEEPQWTVPEQQEITKGEWAYRGRTEHFINAHIQEIPENAGDIAHLAHLHNPGIVSGVDLRHTNAKMWKFLRHDWKVQWEPEAEPNEHCSQMLVKHALTVFGYRWPLLDVHVVARQVGPGLVFLLFDHSFLGRGVIMHCVTPVEPLLQCVSHTIFYQSNILPLVPKFILKAECIQFERDVMIWNNKKYVSKPLLVKEDSAIQKHRRWFSQFYSGNSPRLQSRRDTLDF
- the zgc:92275 gene encoding cholesterol 7-desaturase nvd isoform X2 produces the protein MPSVKAAAVTGLGIGAILMIQVGDLLDSASSGNPIWSETERHGAPARAVLCIIAGVSILALARLYRLLFCPLEIFRSPDDVGYVVEDGRTRAQAANEVRRRRKIGELPPVYPNGWYRVLDSHMLQRGEVKNVTVLGEQVAVFRGQDGAAYVLDAYCPHLGANLAVGGRVLESCIECPFHGWQFQGTDGKCVRIPYAEKVPEFAKVRSWPSCEINRQILVWFHCDGEEPQWTVPEQQEITKGEWAYRGRTEHFINAHIQEIPENAGDIAHLAHLHNPGIVSGVDLRHTNAKMWKFLRHDWKVGPGLVFLLFDHSFLGRGVIMHCVTPVEPLLQCVSHTIFYQSNILPLVPKFILKAECIQFERDVMIWNNKKYVSKPLLVKEDSAIQKHRRWFSQFYSGNSPRLQSRRDTLDF